The proteins below come from a single Rhinoraja longicauda isolate Sanriku21f chromosome 5, sRhiLon1.1, whole genome shotgun sequence genomic window:
- the LOC144593871 gene encoding myelin and lymphocyte protein-like, protein MASTEASNVETPSDSILPSGSRLLTSFPDLLMLPELVFGGLVWILVASTEVHDEDSLGWVIFVSILLFTLTLLLMICYFIGWPRNSTAWCFLDATYHGISAVLYFSAAVLQANTTVREQSLQNKFYRIDIAASVFAFAATVVYVVHASYSFKRWKTV, encoded by the exons ATGGCATCCACTGAGGCGAGCAATGTTGAAACTCCATCAGATTCAATTCTTCCTTCGGGGTCAAGATTACTAACCAGCTTCCCAGACCTTCTTATGTTACCCGAGCTT GTCTTTGGTGGGCTGGTGTGGATTCTTGTGGCTTCCACTGAGGTCCATGATGAAGACAGCCTGGGCTGGGTGATATTCGTCTCTATCCTCCTGTTCACGTTGACGCTGCTGCTGATGATTTGCTACTTCATTGGATGGCCCCGGAACTCGACGGCATGGTGTTTCTTG GATGCCACCTACCATGGGATTTCAGCCGTTCTATATTTCAGTGCCGCAGTTCTGCAGGCGAACACCACTGTACGTGAACAGAGTCTCCAAAACAAATTCTACAGAATTGACATTGCTGCCTCG GTATTTGCGTTTGCAGCCACCGTGGTCTATGTGGTCCATGCAAGTTACTCATTCAAAAGGTGGAAAACGGTTTAA